The following proteins come from a genomic window of Rutidosis leptorrhynchoides isolate AG116_Rl617_1_P2 chromosome 10, CSIRO_AGI_Rlap_v1, whole genome shotgun sequence:
- the LOC139870453 gene encoding probable calcium-binding protein CML45 → MWRFIFATQATTACGPTPTVDDQHNDAIKVRHVKNDDKKLLGVELKIIMERFGMLWDHDDTRQVIGSEEMLGLFDEDEPSLDEVKEAFSVFDKNNDGYIDEKELQIAFSKMGYLQISESDCRRMIDKYDNDKDAKISFTEFLKLTEDALL, encoded by the coding sequence ATGTGGCGGTTTATTTTTGCCACACAAGCCACTACCGCGTGTGGGCCCACTCCAACCGTTGACGATCAACACAACGATGCTATCAAGGTACGCCATGTTAAAAATGATGACAAGAAGTTGTTAGGAGTTGAGTTAAAGATAATTATGGAAAGATTTGGAATGTTGTGGGATCATGATGATACGAGACAAGTTATTGGGTCGGAGGAGATGTTAGGTTTGTTTGATGAGGACGAGCCAAGTTTAGATGAAGTGAAAGAAGCGTTTAGTGTGTTTGATAAAAATAACGACGGGTACATAGATGAAAAAGAGTTGCAAATCGCGTTTTCTAAAATGGGATATTTACAAATATCGGAAAGTGATTGTAGACGTATGATTGATAAATATGACAATGATAAAGATGCGAAGATTAGTTTCACCGAGTTTTTAAAGCTCACGGAAGATGCTTTGCTATGA